The Paramisgurnus dabryanus chromosome 1, PD_genome_1.1, whole genome shotgun sequence genome includes a window with the following:
- the cyb5r3 gene encoding NADH-cytochrome b5 reductase 3, which produces MSFIIKFITDTIQSFVDCLLRLLGIKKRSPAITLEDPNVKYPLRLVDKEIISHDTRRFRFALKSPEHVLGLPIGQHIYLSAKIDGNLVVRPYTPVSSDDDKGFVDLVVKIYYKNVHPKFPEGGKMSQYLESLRIGDTIDFRGPNGLLVYKGKGSFAIKADKKSPPVMTTAKHVGMIAGGTGITPMLQIINAIMKDPQDETVCYLLFANQTEKDILLRPELEEVLVNNPTRFKRWYTLDRAPEGWEYSQGFISEEMVKNHLPPPGEDTLILMCGPPPMIQFACNPNLDKVGHAEDRRFTF; this is translated from the exons ATGTCCTTCATCATAAAG TTTATCACTGATACTATCCAAAGCTTCGTGGATTGCCTCCTGAGATTGTTGGGGATTAAGAAAAGAAGCCCTGCTATAACACTCGAGGATCCCAATGTGAAGTATCCATTGCGTCTTGTTGACAAAGAG ATTATTAGCCATGACACAAGGAGGTTTCGGTTTGCTTTAAAATCACCAGAGCATGTGCTTGGACTTCCCATTG GTCAACACATCTACTTGTCTGCCAAGATAGATGGTAACCTCGTGGTGCGACCCTACACCCCTGTGTCTAGTGATGATGACAAAGGCTTTGTTGATCTGGTCGTGAAG ATCTACTACAAAAATGTTCATCCAAAGTTTCCTGAGGGTGGGAAGATGTCCCAGTACTTGGAGAGTCTGCGTATCGGTGACACAATAGACTTTCGTGGGCCAAATGGACTGCTGGTTTACAAAGGCAAAG GTTCATTTGCTATCAAAGCTGATAAAAAATCACCTCCTGTAATGACAACCGCAAAACACGTCGGCATGATCGCAGGAGGGACGG GCATAACACCCATGCTTCAGATAATCAACGCAATCATGAAAGATCCACAGGATGAGACCGTTTGTTATTTACTGTTTGCAAACCAG ACAGAAAAAGACATTCTGCTGCGGCCTGAGTTAGAGGAAGTCTTGGTTAACAACCCAACACGTTTCAAACGGTGGTACACTCTTGACAGGGCTCCAGAGG GATGGGAATACAGCCAAGGTTTCATCAGTGAGGAAATGGTGAAGAATCATCTTCCTCCTCCCGGAGAGGACACGCTCATCCTCATGTGCGGACCTCCTCCTATGATCCAGTTTGCCTGCAACCCCAACCTGGACAAAGTGGGCCACGCCGAGGACAGACGCTTCACCTTCTAA